The following nucleotide sequence is from Channa argus isolate prfri chromosome 9, Channa argus male v1.0, whole genome shotgun sequence.
CATAAAGTAATTTGTTATGGAGTGTCCTTGTAGCTGAAGGGTAATGCACATGTAATCATGTTCTGGGTTTGAGTCCTGTTTACCTCTTTtcttgcaaatatttaaaaaataaataaataaaaagtgatgtattatttccatttgatgagcacagaaagagacaggaaaGTGGTggtggagaaaaataaaaaaggggagGGAAGGAAACAATGACTAAAAGATATAAAGTAGCTGTATGACAGAGTCTAGTGGACAAACTGCCAGAGCTGCAGGTGATGGAGTCCCCAGttggagcagagctctgctttccacagctcctcaacacaTCCTGCAGGAAGCCCACACTGCCTTGGTCTGAAGCTGTGCTCCTGAACATCCTGCTGTCCTCCGTCTCTTTGCTCACAGTGTCcctcaacctgctcgtcatcatctcgGTCTCATACTTCAGGCAAAGATTTTGAAACATGGACACATTGATTTTAGGTTgaagctttacattttaaagtgacGATTCAGGAAATTTTGACATCTGTGACACATTTGTCACAGTAGGGAAAAACAGGtgtaacaaataatttaaatttcattttggtGCTTCAGTTTCTGGttctattattatattatcacGGCTTATCTGGGCACTTGAACAGATCAGAGCCTCAgttttttgattaattaaaaatgtgttttacctaTTGACAAATTCTGTGAAAAGGCAAATGCAGATTAGAAGAATCATACAAGTTATTACTCAATTATAGTTTGCGGAGAAAAACGATAAAACTTTGTTCATGATGCTTTTTCCTTCCCctgcaggcagctccacacacccaccaacatcctcctgctctctctggctgtctcagactttCTTGTGGGTCTCGTAGTAATGCCGGGAGAATTGCTCCGAAAAACAGCCTGTTGGTATCTTGGTGACCTCGTGTGCACTTTTTATAGTACTGTGTCATACATTATTACCTCTGCTTCGATTGGTGACATGGTGCttatatcagtcgaccgttatctggctatttgtgaccctcttcGTTACCCCACAAAGGTCACTTTGCCAAAAGTCAAAGGCTGTGTTCTTCTGTGTTGGCTTTGTTCTGTTCTCTACTGTAGTTTGTTTCTAAAAGATGACCTGACTCGATCGGGCAGAGATAACTTCTGCTATGGACAGTGTGTCGTTGTCGTTAACTCCATTGCAGGAGCTGCTGACCTTGTTTTAAACTTCattgctccagttactgtcaTCATCGTTCTGAatctgagagtgtttgtggtggctgtgtctcaggctcgtgccatgcgctctcacattacagctgttacactgcagcattCAGTGACTCTGACAACCAAaaagtctgagctgaaagcagccaggactcttggtgttcttgttgttgtgtttctaaTATGTTTCTGTCCATATTACTGTGTCCTTCTCGCTGGTAACAAGGGATTCAATGATTCATCTTATGTGCTCTATCTGTTCCTGTttaactcctgtctaaaccctgtGATCTATGCCCTtttttacccctggtttagaaactCTGTTAAACTCATTGTTACTCTACAGATTCTGCAGCCTGGCTTATGTGAGATTAAAGTACTGTAAATGATCTatgctgaaaatgctttctgtTGGAGTAAAAAACATTCTTAGGATGTATGATTTGTAGGCAGATAGTTTTGTGTCTGAAATCCTGTTTAGTGTCATGAAGGCATTTGAGTGATTAATTTTCCTTATGATAAAAACCCAGGAGCACAGATGCGTAAAGAATTACATGtaaacatattatatatttagaaatgtcttttttgttcAGTAATTCAGCACATGCGTCTTAAAGTGAAACAATATCTGAGATTTATGTGTTGACCCTAAACATTAAAGGATCGGTTTGGGATTATTCCTTTTGGtcctaaaatgttaaaatttgatTCCAAACTCTCCACGCTGACCCTAAAACCTCTCACCTGTAATTCCACTATGCTATAAGAAACTGTGGATAAAGTGTTTAGGGTAAAGCTCATATGAAAAGTCAGTTGTTTTATTGAGTCAAATCAAGGCAAAAGTTACTGAGTTTTTTACATAGTCACATTATTCACACGCAACGTTGTCAATccaatgacaataaaacatcatcatcaagACCCAGTTTATGGTTATTGTACAGAATCCAACACAGAGCTTCTGAAAGTCAATCGAACAACTTGGGGCTGCTCTTACAGCCGAAGGTAAGACGCACAGCAAAATAATAGGAGCCTGGCTGAAGCAGCCTGAGACACTGAAGTTGTCACATGTAGTCCTGCCAGCCTGCTCCTGCATGGGATGGCCCCTCTTGTCAACTCCATGGAAAGTGAGTGTTGATACGAAGCTTGAAGGTTTGGCAATATGGGCTGGGGAGGTGCTCAGCAGAAGCACCATGTCTATGGAGTCATCCTTCTTGAAGACAGCAAGCAcagcaaagagaaagaggaagtaCAGAAAACAAGTGTCCTACATGGTCCTTGCATGATAGACTTCCTGATCTTTACATAAGATAGTCTTCAGCAAGAAGGGCTGAACACTAGGGCTGATGATTCCACTGGCACTCCAGCCCAAAAGATGCCTTAAATAGGGTGTAAAGTGGCCACAGCCATTGTTATGTCAAAGGTGTAAATGCTTTAGTAATTCAGGCTGAAACTAACACCAACAACCATCAAATATCCACTttacaaaaagagcaaaactttgT
It contains:
- the LOC137132499 gene encoding trace amine-associated receptor 13c-like produces the protein MESPVGAELCFPQLLNTSCRKPTLPWSEAVLLNILLSSVSLLTVSLNLLVIISVSYFRQLHTPTNILLLSLAVSDFLVGLVVMPGELLRKTACWYLGDLVCTFYSTVSYIITSASIGDMVLISVDRYLAICDPLRYPTKVTLPKVKGCVLLCWLCSVLYCSLFLKDDLTRSGRDNFCYGQCVVVVNSIAGAADLVLNFIAPVTVIIVLNLRVFVVAVSQARAMRSHITAVTLQHSVTLTTKKSELKAARTLGVLVVVFLICFCPYYCVLLAGNKGFNDSSYVLYLFLFNSCLNPVIYALFYPWFRNSVKLIVTLQILQPGLCEIKVL